From the Syngnathus typhle isolate RoL2023-S1 ecotype Sweden linkage group LG22, RoL_Styp_1.0, whole genome shotgun sequence genome, the window tggtctttgaatgcaccccgcttcaatggcagaacgcggatgaatttaaagacatcaaatgagaataatcctttctaaaaattaaaattgactgacgcaaacgtgagttcttcatgtttttattgaaaacaacagtgctgacgccgtacgacgccgtacgacatcgggttttcgctataattcggtataatttgacgtagtccaaacgcacccaaagttaaggtttcatgggaatattattgtcataattgtctggaccatatatgatatttgtttaatggtagttattgatagatcttgaagatttcaagttataggtgcatatagcacgttcattgtaagaggggaagaaatgttgtgtattttgggctaactcaaattccgtagtagaaaaaccccggaagtggaatggccgcattctgtgttgttgtggtacgccctgtgaacgcactgtgagtaaggaataaagcagttatcattcacgtcgttgtccgacctattcttgctatctaagaacctggaaaatagtaaggatataacatatatcacgggtcattacggcgagtttggtggagtttttactgcttcttacaactcctaccgcgctgactgtaacgtgacactctctggctgcgtcttgcctctttttttttattgtcggactcggtggactccgagtccggcaaaaatgaccgagtccgaaccgagtccacagccctgctggttacacaccaacataagcataaaactaatctagctaggttatttattacctgttacatacattccaacataatcatacgatcaagatagtttggaaaaccctgacaaggGCTTTCATTGCTACTTTGCTGACATGGAGGAGAAATCTGCACAGCTTGATTGGGTGAGAAACCCATTTCTCTTGTCTGAAGCAAAGAGAAGCAAGCTTCCTGTCACTCACCAGGACCGTGGCCTGCAGATGAAGTTTGGCGCATCCACTCTCACACAGTTTTGGGTGTGTGTGAGGCAGGAGCACCCTGAGCTGGGACAGAAGGCTTTGGAGCAGCTGCTGCCCTTTGCCTCTACATATTAATGTGAGTCCTCCTTCTCTGCAATGACTGTGATcgaaacaaagcaaagaaacaGACTGAGCCTGGAGAAGAACTTGACCACAGCAGTTGCCTCCCTGCCACCAAGGATGACAAAGTGAGGTACAAGTCCATGTTTCTCACTAAAATGGAGTATGAGTGCAAAAGACTCATTCAAGCTTCAAGACTGTTCAATGCTTGTTCAATGCTtgtcaaatcaaaatcaaatgttcaatgcaacaattcaattttaagagaaacatttctttttttttatcccaaaagaggtaaagatgattattttttatgagcaaatctttatttattaagttatcaatttattttgtaaacaagatattatttatttataattaagttaatttatttctgtgaacacatttttagttatgtatatttttatttccttgcTAGAGATTACTACAAGAAAGATTAATATAAATTAGCAATGTTCTGCATATAGTATTTGAGTTTTGAAAGGGTTTATGCCTTCTTGGTGGTCACTGTTTACTGTTTATCGTTTTTGTTTCTATATGCAATGTTTCTGTCAGGTACATTGCTACAAGTTGTTTAACTTTAATAAACCAAACACTGATGGGACAATCCTGTACCTCTTTCTTTTCGACCAGAAATGTGTTGCGCTGGTCAGGGGGTACTtggctgaaaaaatatttcaaaggggGTACATCACTGAAAAAAAGTTAGAGAACCACTGATATATAGTATTGTGTCGTAAAGTAAACTACAATTCGGAAACATCTGGTTGACCTTTCTTTGTTTGACATACCGAAATTTTGCCGTAGTTTCAGTTGCTTCtttaaaagcattttcattttaactttatttcaaaaatatttatttttattgaccaTAAGTAATAACCATAGACATGCATTTGAGTAAGCCAGTTCTgcttagcactttttttttccttttctctttTGTGAAATCGTCGCTAAGAAAAATTAACAAATTATATTTGTTACATAATTAAAAATCTGGAATGAGCCGGCAAAAAGTGAACAACTGCCAAGTACAGTAGATCCATTTTTCGTCCAGCTTGTTTTACATTTGTGCAAGAGACTGAAACAATTGCACATTGGTTGGAAGTGTCATTTTCACAGCCAGAAGGATTTTTGTCCCTGTTTCCACTGACAGTACAAAACTCTTTTTGTATTCTCAAAGTCATGCTGAGGTCCAGAAGTGGTATTATTTAGAACTTTGCGGCTGCctcgcttgaaaaaaaaaaaagaaatggattaaaaaaaaaagaacaaacaaaaaacacttgCATAAGGCCAAGTGAGATTTTGTTTCGCGGCCTGTTAGGCTTCATCCGCCGTGATCTTATCCTCTCTCCTGTTTATGCAAAAAGCCATTTGCGAGTGTCTGAGGATTTTTGATTCTGCTGCGTGCATATGTCATGGAATTTCTGTTGTTCCTGCACCATCGCCGTCTGGAAACAGACAGTTTTGACGAGAGATGTTTTCATGGGGTCTCAATTGGCGGACGTCGACGTGCACGAGAACGACGGCGAGGTGACCTGCTGGTCTTCATATTGCGTCAGGATGCTTTGCATGCGTTCCCTCCTGGTGGCGGCCGTGCGTTCGCGCTCCTCCACCAGCAGGTCGCGCTCCATCTGGTAAGCCTGGATGCGTTCTAAGCGCTCCCTCCGCTGGCTCTCCTCGAGTTCGGGGTTCAACAGGATCGGGGTATcgtttttccttctgttttaaTTACACACGAAACTTGTTAACATCTCGCAAGTTGGCCGTTTACCAAAAAAATATGCACGTGTATGCCGTCTGAATGGAACCGTGGCGGCAGATGGAGAAAATGTGCAGGGCAAATTGCAGCCTGACAATCCGAGTTTTATCTCGCACGCCTGGCCGTAAATCCAAAAAACAACATTGGTGCGAGTCTTCCCGCTTTAAGGCTTCATTGTAATGCCGCTGTAAAACAGCAGAGTGTGTCGCCTCGTGTCTGTCCGTGTGCGATAAGCGGAGGGGAATGAGCAGAGTCAGAAATGGAGGCAGTTAGCAAAAAGTTTGGAGTTAAAGAGAAGAGGAAAAGTGGCCATCGGAGGTGCAAACGGAGATGGAGGGGAAACAACAAAGCGTTTGCCGTTTTCTGGAGTTAATGATGAGGGGAGGCCAGTAGCTGTGCCACTGAAGTAAGACTTAATGACCATTGGCCAGTACAGCCTATTACAGtattactgtgtgtgtgtgtgttgtgagacAGTCTTTCAACCATTTTGCAGGCCACACTGTCAGGAGCCATTAACAGctgcgccacacacacacacacacgaggggGGGTGACAGGAGAGGGCACATCTCACTGGCGCAATGAGCTCAACGGGGGTCCTAAAATAGCTTTTTGATTAAGAGACCCAAATACCGGCTCATTTCTCACAGCCGGTGGGATGCCCTGTGCGAGGGAAGGCGAGGTGGCGAATGGCAGAGCTGATGACATGAGAGACAAAAGCGCACGGCCGCTGGGATGGAGGCCCTTCGCTGACTTGGCACTTTAGATACCGACGGGCGCGAAGAATTATACTGTATGTGTGCAAATATATTTTGGGGAATTTGTAACGGCTTGTATACAAAGTTTTCTCTGCAAGTGCGCACACTTGGGGCTGACAACAAGGCGCTCTAAAGATTCTTTAGCAGAGGGACCCACCTGATGAACGGTGTCCAGTCTAACGGAGGAACAACGATGCTTAAGAGTTCTTCAATTGGTATATTGGGAGCATCGGGCGGAGTAGGGCTGAAGCCGCCACCGCCGCGGCCGTCGTCATCTTGTGGGGAACAAATATTAGAAGGAGTGCAAGATGAAGCACTTCAAGTGTGTGGACAACGCCACCTACCCGAATCGGTGGTGGCCGGCTCTGGAGCGGGATCATCACCATCTTGGGTGAAGTAGAATTGACTGAGCCACTTGAGACGTAGCTGCCACGCCTTGGACAACACAAAGATCATGACACACAATGAGAGAGTAACACGACAtacagacaaaagtattgggacgcaAAATTGATTGGAAACATTCAGACTAGGGGTGAGTACTTGAAGTGGGGCAATACCATTTTTATTTCAAGGTATCAGGTACTCACAAAACCTGCCGATACCAGTCTTCCTCGCCAATAGGTAGCACTATGCCGTGGTGTCATGTgtcatattctttttttaatcaatgtacttataatttttttccacaattatCCAGTATCTCTCGGCAATTTATACTTTCAAATATTTCGCAACCATAACCACAAGCCAACTGTCCTGtcaacaaaaccaaaaaccAAGATGCACTGTAAGGGTGAACAAAAGTGGCGCGTCCCCATACTTTTGCCTCCCTTCCCGAGACAGGCAGCCACTCTGTTACCTTGGCAGCGCGGCCAGGTTCAGCCGCCTCCCAGGCTCTTTTAATAGCCTTGATTTGCTCTATTCGCCCAACATCCTTCTTCACCACGATGCACTCAGCTTGGCTCTTGGCGACCGCCACATGTAGCGTGTAGTTGGCCTTGCTCAAGTCGAGACACtgcacaaaacaaagaaaacacacCGGCGCAAACACATCTGAAGGTCACCGTTCTGCAAACACACAATGAGTCTGTCTCTTTCAATGAGAAACCCTGCCtggatttagattttttttttccatgatgcGGCGCTGGCTGAATATAATATGTCATTGTTCAGTTAATTTATTCGCAGATCATGACATGGGCAGCTTCCAACAACGCTaatgaaagaaaacattcaaatggAAATGCGCTGCAGAGAACCGGCacgctggaaaaaaaacaaaaaaaatctgcctttCAAATTTGATTGCGCTCATGATTAAGACGCATAGCAAACATTCTGTGTTTATCGCGAGGGACGTGTCCTAGCCACAACAGGTGAAAATCCACATCCACAAATAAAACCATGTTTATTTTGTAGTGTCTCTGTCTGAGACTAGCTTGATAGGTCCGTTAACATTATATTTGTCTCTCCTTAAGGTCATGCAGTTGAAGGTTTCAAAGTAAAATTTAGACAATTATGTGACATACACACACTTGCGGCTGACaacgaggcactctaaagccacCGCAACAGCCGTATAATATAAAAACTGAAATGGAGAAACACAGTTTAATGCCATATCTCCGTATTGATTTCAGCTtgaagatagaaaaaaaaaatccctgcgGTAGaatatttgtacaaattattgTCTTTACGTTGCAATGTTGGCATCTGTGATGAACTGTATTACCATTTCTTCTTTGGAGACAGATGAGGAGCTGCTTTTCCTTTTGTCATCTTCGCCTTTCCGGTTGACTTTGGCTGCGTCAGTGCTCGGTTCATCGCTGCCCGATGTGGCGGAGACCGATTCCGTCAATTCCTCCGGAAAGAACACTACATTTTGCAAACAGAGATTCATTGTGGCAATTTCCTcagctgatttatttttttacccaaGACTACCACTAGGTGTCACTATTGCTCTGTAACATTCCATGTCTGTCAGGCGTCTTCAAAAGCGTTGACtggttttattctattttattttaactttagaATTCCGTGACTAGCTTTTCTTTAAACTTGTATCGCAGCTCAAGACATATtcaaatgtgaaaatatttCATCCAAGTTTTATGGCTCGGATAGGCAGCAAGGCGGTTAGCTCATCTGCCTCATCATTCAACTTTGGGTAGTGTCAAAATATTGTAAAACCTCATTCCCCacctaaaatgaaaataaatccttGGGGACTGTGCCGCGTACGCACTTGTGtgctagatggcactgttgcaCTTCCCAACTAAAATGGACGCcgagaggaacaaaaaaaaaaaaagactcccaCAACAATCCATCATTTAGCCCGACCACCAAGTTGCTCTCATTGAAGCCATTTGGAAATTCAGCACCGTGCTATTTTGTGATAATAAAAGCCATATACGATAAAGGCCGTTAAGATGCACAGGTGCACAAACCCcattaatgaaaacaaaatgtcgttGTGTGCTGAGCAGCGAGAGTTTAAAAGCAGTATTTTACTGGGGCTTGCAGGCAGGCGCGCATTAAACATGCACGCGCCACTATTTGGGGGATGTTCAAAGTGCGGCGTGGCGTGAGCTAACCATGTAGCATATAGAGGGAGCATGATCAAGGGCACAGCCTCGCCGTTGAGACGTGACTTAACTGGGTGAAATTAATTCACTTTCCCGCTGAGATATTTCCCAGGGCACAAGAAAGGCAAACTTATTTCCCATTGACCCACTTGCTCAAGCCTGGTGGTGAACTATAGGAGGCTCGTGCGGTCGCTGGACTACAAGATTCATATAGAGCTGGTAGCGAGTCATCAAGACAAGGATGATTGCTGTCACGCACACGTTGTGCAGATTGCAAAGGATGCAAGTGCCTCTTGTGCGCCGACGCTCACCTGACCTGCTAAAATTAATTCACCACTCGAGAATTCTGAAGGTTTCGCTATTGTAAAAGGATAATTAAGTCCGCCGACGCGGGGGTGATTTAGAATTCATTTATTGTATTGCTCATACCGAATGGGCAATGCAGTGTCCCCGGTTCATACTAACCAGCCAGTTTctgtttatttatatgatgcacatgaataaatatgaaaatTTTTACTTTGGGTACCTTGGGTTTCTTTGAAACTGAGCAGATTAGCGAAGGCCAACTGGGACTCTTCCAAATTCCAGCTGTGATACAGCACCTCTGCCCTCAGCAAATACCTGTAATCCTgccatacataaaaaaaaaaaaataattaaacggCTCAAACTCAATTTGCCAATACCGAGCATCAAAATGTCTCCTGTGGCCTTAATCACATAACGCCAGCTGTAATTGAACTTAAGGACAAATCAATATGCGTTTGCTCCCGCCTGCTGATGCTTCACGGGATTCGACATGATCCACCTCATTACCGTCCACACCATTGGTCATTCTTCATTAGCGCCTCTGCGTGATTGCTCGGTggtgtttaattaaaaaaaaaaaacatctcgggCGTTTAATAGTTAAAGTGCTGCTAAGTCAGACAGTAGCAACAGAGCAACCGGCGAATCAAAGCAGTCGGCGTTACCGGCGGCTTAAAGGGCGGCGGCAAGTGGTCATCTTCGCAGTCCGATTTCCCCGACGTACTGCTCTCCTCGTCTTCGTCCTGCCTGTCGTCTAACGCCTTGATCTCTTCCTCCTGGGCCGGGGCCGTGTGCTGGTTCTCCTCTATCGCGCCATTGGGAGCTGTAACGAGCAGAGCAAAGGCCTGAGTCGgaggaaaataaaaagacaaaccTCGAGCCCTGTTATTGCAGCGGGAAGTGGAGAGCAAATTAAAGAGAGGAAAAAGTTTCTCCTTGACGGAGTGTGGTTCATTCTAAGGACAATACAATGGAACCTTAAAAAAAGGGAAACTAAATCAGATCCAGTTGACTTCCAAGTCATTGTATAagataggggtgtccaaactacggcccgcgggccgcagtttttattagcccgcagcaaattctgaaaacataattgaatatggcccgcacaagaagcttgagctcaactctgttgcacttctcagtttctacactagatggagcccgccacacaaagcgtttgacgtcccattagcaagcccgcgacccccggtacagaaaatggatggatggatgaacccCTTCTTACAAGTATAAAAACATCGActgttgaaaaaacaaaaaatatttgaacacacTGATTCCCATACGGTCCCAAACCTGaaggctcctcctcctctttctcctcctcctcttcctcctcctcctccctctcttCGTTGGGCAGGAAGTTGGCGACAGGAATGACGACGTGGCCTTGGCCGATGGCGCTGGCCACGACCGTCTCTTGCTCTATGATTGACAGACGTATCTTGACGTAACGGCTGGATGCCTGAAAGTGAATGGTGCCGACGAGAGGCACGGTCACCTTCACCGTATAACtgcaagaaaaaagaaaaaaaaaaagaaaaaaaaaaagaaaaaaacacaattggcGTCAGCCGTTATTTTTACCACGTTAGATTTACAAGAGGAATACTGTGAGTGTTTGTTGGTCTTACCCACATATAATATTATAAATGTTGGGAATGTAATAATCCTGGAATTCCTGCACAGCAAACGTTTCGAGCGGAGGCGCACGAGACAATTTCGGGAGAGGCTCTCGGGTGGTAATGAAGCGCATCGTCCACTTGGCGTTGGCGGGTGGCAAGTCGGACGTGAGAACCTCGGCGACAAACGTGTAACCCAGCTGCAGAAAAACAATATTCAATTTGTTATATGACATGAGCTTATCGGATCACAATTTCACAATTAACCTAAAACACGCCGCTCAAACCTCATTGGGTTGATAAAGAAGGGGCGGGACTTTTGTGAGGAGCTTGCTTAGATATTCTCCGGTGTCGTTATTGATGATGTGCAGCCGAGAATACGGGACCGGACTGTCGACCTTTGTCAACAGCAGCGTCTCCTTCGTGAAAAAGAACACCTCTCTTCACACGCATACGACACAGAGAAAGAAGCCAGACAAATTTACAAGGGAGATGGAAAAAGAACAGTTACGATGACAAAAGATGTCCGACCTAAAGACCAAGATCCAGGAGTTGACTTTGTCCAGGAGGTTTAGAGAGTAGTCCGTGAAGACTACTTTAGTCCATTCATCCAGCTGACACGGGTAGATTGGGCTTTTCCTGTCAAACAGCTCAAACATGTACCTGAGCAGCGGAACAAATTATTATTGCTCGTGTCATTGACAGCTTGACTCAAAAAAGCTTTAATACTAATTCTAGTTTTTtcccgaggggggggggggggggcacaatgtCCACAGGATGAAGCAGGCCTTTAACACTAGTGCAAAAAACGTACTTCCCCAGGCGGTGGGTCATACGGCAGACGCCGCGAGCTGCGTTGGAACCACGTATGGATAAACAGCAGATGGTACCGCTGGGATAAAAGATGGAAcacaatgtggaaaaaaaaaaatgctccctGCCTGGCCGCCGCAACCGGGAGAGGGAGCCAATTTCGGGCGTGTGGCAGAGCGCGGGGAGCTCAAAGGGATGAAAGGATATCAAATATAGAGCGCGTATTGTACAGAGCAGCGCTGTAGCATTCTAATCGTCTCGCTGCTGGTTTGAAGGCATAAAGTCTCAGACGTGAacggctgggaaaaaaaaaactgacaagaATAACCTTCATTTACCGGAGGAGGGAGGTGGCGTGTTTGTCAACGTCGCATTCCACCTTTACCCACATGTCGGAAAGCGCAGCAGACGCGCAGATGCTCTCCTTGGTGCCTGCACGACAGGAGGAGCACGATTAAAGATGAAAGACAATGCACGTTGCCAATACATGAAACATTTATTGGGGTTGACCTACTTTCGAGCAGAAAGCCTATTTCTCCTCGACGggcaggggtgggggggaacGTTCTTACTGTATTTCCACGTAACACCATCGCAATGGCGTCAACTTGTCTTGCACGTGCACAGGTGTCACATTGTTTTGTCTCACGATTTAGCAAGCCAGCTACTTTTTTCTAACGGCCTCCCCCTCTCCGAAAGTGATACATTGGGGTCGAGGCGAGCCACAGAGAGATAAAGACCTATCATATATATTTATCACCCGAGGGAGGCTAGCGAGTCAGGGATAAAAAAAGAAGCGTGAACATCAACCAAGAAAGAGTTGTTCTGCTGCAGAAGAGGCTGACTGCTTCCCTTAATTAATCAGTTTTCAATTTTAGTGGCAGACATGTTTAGAGGACCCTATATGGGAACACGAAAGTATAGCCTAGCCTTCAGCCCGCGCAGAACCACTGCTAGCATGCGCGGCGTCGTGTGTATGTATTAGCATGGTAGTGAGCCGCGCTCTGTCAGAAGGTATTAGAAAGAGTGGCagtgtcatcctccgctcagAGGCTCGATACGTGCCACCGGCCTGGATGAAATTGTGACCAGAAGAAGCAGACGGTGCCTAGCGCATGCTTTTATGCGTTTGGACAGCGCGTTGGACTCTCCCCTCATAAAGACAGATGTGCTGCTGCCTCTTCACATTCCCAACGATAAACTAGCTCACTCTCCTTCTTCAAGCATAATATTTGACCTTTCAATCGAAGCGTGTACCTGCTTTGGAGGATCTGTAGACCTCTCGCGCCAAAAGTCCCCTGAACGCAGCTTGCAGCACAATGGCTGCTTTGACCTCTTCCTCTGTTGGCTGCCTGTCAATCCATGTTTCCGGAGGCTTTGATTCTTGACACGCTTTTAAGGAAGAGCAACAAAAACTATTATGTTTCATTTGGTAATATTGGTAATAATGTATGCAACAATGTCCACAGAAATTACACGTTACATGCAGGGGAGTGCGGCCTACGCGTCTTTGACAACAGTAAAGGGTCGGCAGTGAGGGCCAAAACAGCAAAGCGCTCCTGCGGGGTCATTTCCCTGCCCAGGGCACCACACAGCATATGATAGACAGCCAGGCTGAAAACCTGAGGGCCccaccgcacacacacaagaggaGGCGATTTATTTTAGCAGGAATGTagaaatttaaattaaaaaacaaacaaatacattttcacCTTTTGGACGTGCCAGTTCTCCAGCGGGGTTTGTTTGGGACTGTAAGCTTCCTCCAGGCTGTGTCTGATTTCAGGATTTTGCCCATGCTGGTGGTCATGAAAGGAAGCCACCACTCTGGTCAGGGCACACATGATGGCCTTAGCTCTCTCGTTAAAACGGACACTTTCCtatggaaagaagaaaaaatggtTTTATACATATTTAGTTAGCACATATTATGGAAATGTTTTGATTGGTTATATATagctattaaaaaaatgttccaaaaatATGCTCGAGTGGTGATGAAAGTGAGCTTGCGTGATTCACCTTGGTGCAGAGCCACATAATGGCATCCTCTTCCCCAAAGGAGAAAGGTGTTTTGCTAAACAGATGCACATTGTAGCCCAGCTCTGCGTACGTGTGAAAGGACAAAACATGGCGCCTGAAGGGGAGAGAGCAAACATGCAATGAtgattttttcacttttttttttttttaccccccttgCATGGAACGTGTTCCACTTTGGAGGTTACAAAGTGATT encodes:
- the adgb gene encoding androglobin — translated: MYPHHAQKSLLKRSYARGTYYLCVDSLHPSEFLISFSGLLRWGEIDSANDDSSTTCPALLQGAPFHWKSRQCQQPIVTIETNCTKSTVLNLPEGRHVLSFHTYAELGYNVHLFSKTPFSFGEEDAIMWLCTKESVRFNERAKAIMCALTRVVASFHDHQHGQNPEIRHSLEEAYSPKQTPLENWHVQKVFSLAVYHMLCGALGREMTPQERFAVLALTADPLLLSKTRRPHSPASCQESKPPETWIDRQPTEEEVKAAIVLQAAFRGLLAREVYRSSKAGTKESICASAALSDMWVKVECDVDKHATSLLRYMFELFDRKSPIYPCQLDEWTKVVFTDYSLNLLDKVNSWILVFREVFFFTKETLLLTKVDSPVPYSRLHIINNDTGEYLSKLLTKVPPLLYQPNELGYTFVAEVLTSDLPPANAKWTMRFITTREPLPKLSRAPPLETFAVQEFQDYYIPNIYNIICGYTVKVTVPLVGTIHFQASSRYVKIRLSIIEQETVVASAIGQGHVVIPVANFLPNEEREEEEEEEEEKEEEEPSAPNGAIEENQHTAPAQEEEIKALDDRQDEDEESSTSGKSDCEDDHLPPPFKPPDYRYLLRAEVLYHSWNLEESQLAFANLLSFKETQVFFPEELTESVSATSGSDEPSTDAAKVNRKGEDDKRKSSSSSVSKEEMCLDLSKANYTLHVAVAKSQAECIVVKKDVGRIEQIKAIKRAWEAAEPGRAAKAWQLRLKWLSQFYFTQDGDDPAPEPATTDSDDDGRGGGGFSPTPPDAPNIPIEELLSIVVPPLDWTPFIRRKNDTPILLNPELEESQRRERLERIQAYQMERDLLVEERERTAATRRERMQSILTQYEDQQTAMVQEQQKFHDICTQQNQKSSDTRKWLFA